The Desulfoplanes formicivorans genomic sequence CATTCGATTTAAAAAACAGACGATCTGTTTTGATGAAATTATTGCATGTGTATACAAAAGAAGAAAAGTATGCTCAGGCAATAGAACTTGCTTCTACGTATATACAGTCACATGAAAATGATTTTCGCCTAGCGTTTTTACTCGGATATCTTCATGAAAAAATGAATCAATATGACTCGGCCCGCCAGTTTTATCAACTCGCTTTGGAAAAAAATCCTCATTTTTTCCCTGCGGTCAATAATCTTGCCTACCTTTATGCCAATCATTTTCCAACAAAGAAGAATCTTGAAGCGGCACTAACGCTTCTCAAGCAGGGAGGGTTCTCCGCGGACACGCCGTTTCTGGATACCCTGGGATGGGTTTATGCCCAGCTCGGACACACTGAAAAATCCATAGCCCTCCTGAAAACCATTGTTGCCCAGTCAGAACCTTCTCCCTTGGTATGCTATCATCTTGGAGTGGCTTACCTGCAGAACGGGCAAGGAGATCTTGCCAGGGAATGGCTGAACAAAGCCGTTAACGCTGAAGACAGTTTCCCTGAAAAGCATATTGCCCGCAAACTTCTCAAGGAGATTGCAGGTTAGCAACGTGGTGGTGTCATATTCAAAGCATAAAAAAAGAGTCCCTATGGGGACTCTTTTTTCGTCGGTAACGCAATCATGCTTCGTTGTTACTAGAATGGCGTATCATCCATCTCGCTTACTTCTGAAGGAAAGATGGGTCCGGTATCTTCCGACTGCATGCTTTCTGGAGTGGACATGGATTGTTGCGTGAATCCTGTTTGAGGTGCCTGGACGTAGCCGCCACCGCCTCCGGCATTTTGAGGCTTGGGATCCAACGGGGTGATGCGAAAAGCCTTGATTTCCGTCCTGTAGCGTTTGTTTCCCTGCTGATCTTCCCACGAGCGGGTCTGCAAGCTGCCTTCCACAAAAACAAGTCGCCCCTTGGCCAGATAATTCTGGCAAAATTCGGCCTGTTTTCCCCATAGAACAATCTGGTGCCATTCCGTCCGATCGACCTTCTGACCATCTTTGACATACCCTTCATCCGTGGCCACGGTTATATTGCAGACGGCCATTCCGGACTGGGTGTATTTTATCTCAGGATCTTTTCCCATTCTCCCGATAATCATTACCTTATTCAAACTGCCGGCCATGAGAGTCACTCCTCTTGTGAAATCGTTGTTGTGATGCGCAATGTATTGATAGCCTCAGCCTCCCATCCGGCTAGGGGAGGGGAGTTTCTTTCTCGAGTTCGTCAAGAAGCTCTTCCAGCTTATCCGAAAGGGTATTTGCCTTTTGGGGATTCCAATCGGCCAAGGCCTGTTCAAGTTCCTGTTTCAGATGTTTGGCTTGTTCCATGCGCGGACCAAGGACGTTTTGTACAGAAGCATCGATCATGTCAAACCGTACCTGATCGACCAGACTGTCGACAAGTTCCAGAACACCCTTTTTGCGGGGCATGCCAAGGGATGGTGATGGTGTTGCAGGAAAGGCCAGTGCATGCAGTTTGGGCCAGGCTTTGGCCATGTCCTCTTTGTCATAGGTATACGCCATGACGCGTATCTGCAGAAATCGGCCCATAGGTTATTCCTCCTCTTCCCATTCGCTCTGGATGCGAGCCACAACTTCGCGAATCGAGGGAAGTTCTTGTTGGGGACAAACTCCGATGAGGGGTTCGTTGCTGTTCACACTTTTGCTTGGCTCGAAATAAATGGTATAGATAAAGCCTTCCTGCCCCTGATAGGGGATGCTGGTTTCACGTTTCATGCGTGAAAGAATGAAAATGTCATCGCCTGGTCGAACAACAACCGACCGACATCCCTTGGCCTTGATTTTGGTGTCTATTTCAGGGCTGAAATAATATTTTCCCTTTTCCGGGGCCCGAAAGAGGTGCAGGGCTTGTTTGAGAATGCGCTGGATGACCTCATCCTTGGTCAGAAAATGGCGGATGCGGAAGATGGGGGTTCCTGCTTCCACAAACGCATTGTGAACATCGGCAATCTCAACGATCATTCCATTTTGGGGCGCATAAATGGGTTTCTTGTTGTGTTCCCGATTGATGGTCCCCAGCAGGGTGCCTGGGTTTTCTTTCCATGTCCCTGAAACTCCGTGAACGCGAGTTCCGGTTTCCTGGATAATGGTCTCCACGATGCCGCAATGAGGAGCCTTGACGGATATCTCCTCATAGGGGGCTTCTTTGAGTTCATGCAACAGATTTTTTATATTGAGCAAGGCTTGAATCCTCTTGATGGTGGGTCCTGCATGTAGACCGGGCTACCGGTAGTAAAGATTGCGTCCACCCATGGTCAGCAGGGCCTGGTGAAGATTGCTGCGGATTTCTCTGCGATCCCAGATACCCTGGATATGCCCCCGAGAGAGGGCCTTGTAGGCTTTGTGATAGTCCGGGGGGATGTCCAGGCCTGTTGTTTCCTTGATGACTCCGGGACCGGCAAATCCTATGTTGGATGATCGAACCGCGAACTGATAGGGAGAGCATCCCAGAAAACTCGCAACAGGGCCAGCATATGAGTTGTTGTCATAAAGAACAATGTACAGCCCACCGGATTCCAGATATCTGCGCACGGCCATGGTACACCGGGGCATCTGGATGACGCCGTTGGTGCCTTCCTGAATGCGGATGCCAGCCGTGCCATGTACATAGGCAAGAAAGGGCAGATGGCGCTTGCGAGCCAATTCAATGGCTCGGATGAACTTTTCCCCTTCGGCAGCGCCCACGCTGCCGCCTCTGAATGTGGCCATGAACATGGCCACATTCAAGGTAATCCCCTTGATGCGGGTTTCAAAGGTCATGCATCCGCTTTTTTGGCCGGTCTTTTTTTTGGCCTCTTCCAGTTTGAGGTCAAGTCCCTCGTAATGCAAGGGGTTGCCGGCTTCAAGTTGCTGATTGAATTTGAAGATGGAGCCTGGATCAAACACGTTGTACAGATACCATTCATATTCCATGGGAAAGTGATGGCCGCAAAAAGCGCAAACGCCGGCATTTTCATCAAACAGATCCGGTGCCCATTGATCCAGACAGCCATGCTGCGAGCTGTTGGGACAGGTTATGGTCCGGTCCCGCTTGGCCTGGGGGCTGACATAGGCCCACCCGTTGCCGGTATTGCCGGGCCGTGCTTCCCATGAGGACAATGTGGTCAGTTCTTCCTTGATTTCCTTGTCCTTGCGATGAATAAATGGAAGTTTGTCCTTGAGGCGTTTGCGCCAGTATTTTTCCGACCGATCAACAAGCACCTGGAGTTCGGCCTGGACATCTTCAGCCAGCCGGGACACTTTTCGTTGATGCTTGGCAAAGAAATCATAGCGGAAAAATGAATAGATACCCCATCCAAAGTCGTAAATACCATCGTACCCCTTGCGCCAGACCGACCGCTTGTCCTTGAAGGCCTTTTGGGTCATTTTACGGTATTTCTTGTATCGTCTCCATATCAGACGATCTTTGGCCCTGGACGTTAATCCCCAGCGGACATAAACGTCATCGCTTTCTAATTTTCGCAGAGCCAGACTGCGCAACAGCTTCATGCCCCTGACGTCAAGGACGAGTTCATCGGTGCTACGGATAATCTGGCGACGCAACTCCTTGAAAAAATTAAAATGATTTGGTCTTGCCCCAAGATCAGGTTCCTTGATGATCCCATCTATGGTACCTAGGGCGAGATTGTCGGTTGCCGTGATTTTGAGTTGGCTGGCGCATTTTTCAATCAACCCTTGCGTGGCTCGTTTTCCCGCACGCAGTCTTCCCTCAATGGCAGCAGCTCCTTCGGGAGAGATGACAGAATAATACCCGTGGGAAAGCATGAGGCGGGTGTCAGCCAGGCCTATGGCTTCGGCTCCACCCGATCCTCCCTCTGATATGACGGAGATAATTGGTACGCGTATCCCGGCCATTTCATAAAGGTTCTTGGCAATTTGCTGGGCCGCACCCGGGTAGTCTTCAAGAGGGTAGGCCCCTGGAGTGAAGATGAACGTATGGATGGGGATGCCTTCGGTTTCGGCAACCTTCATGTAATGAAGGGCCTTGGCGTTTCCCCACGGCTTGACCGAGCCGCCATTGCGAAATTCCTGCCCGTGTCCCTTTTCCTGACCAATGACCATGACAGGCTGGTGATAGATTTTTTTCCCTCGCCGCCGAGTGATGTAGGCCCTGGCAATCAGCATGCTGGGATCTATACTGCACTCATCCTGACCGCCGATTTCGGTATAATTGTCATAAACGTTTTCCAGGATGTCCTTGAGGCAGATGCGTTGCGGATGGCGGACAATGCGGACCTTGTCCATGGGGGTTAGTTGATATTCAAGCTTTTTTTCCAGAAACGTGAAGAGGTCTTCCAGCGACCGGAAATGCCTGATGGCATCCTTGGAAGCCAGATCATGCTGTTTATGCATGAATTCCGTTAGTTTGGAGTCCAAGAGCCGTATGTTTTCATTCTCTTTGGAACCGAAGACATCCTTGATATATGTCAGCCGTTCCTGGAGTTCATGCAATTGCTTTTCTATATCCATACAATCCGAATTGAGTTGGAGTGTTTATTGTTGCGAAGCAGCGGTTGCCACCATGAAGGCATGTTCAAAACAGGAGAATGTTCGCGGTCATTTCCTTGAGATATTCCACGTTGGAGCGCAGGGGTTCTCCCGAAGCATTGCGCCCTTCAAGCTGCAATTGTTCAAGAAAGGTTATGCCGCGTTGTTTGGCTTGTTCCAGGTCGGCTCCCCAAATGATCGCCAGGGCGAGATTGGGATCGTATTCCGTCGGTATTTCATAGGTGGTATGCAGGGGGACATGGGTGTATACGTCCGCCCACAGTTTTTGTTCCCACGCAAATTTTTCAATGGTCCCGACCCAAGGCGCAAATCCGTTGTGCGGGTCTTCGGCAATAATGCGGTACTCGATCCCCACGCCTTCAAAAGAAACATCCTTTTGGGTGTACCCGAGGGGTTCGCCCAGCCCAAGCCGGATCTGTTCAGCTATGATGTCCACTTTCTTGACATTGCGACGCCGGGCAATGGCCGCTGAAACCCCGTTTTCAACCTGGATTCTCGTGTTGACCTCCATGAGGAATGGTTCTCCCGTGGGGCTGACAATCCACTCCCAGGTTCCCACATTATCATAGCCGACTTCACGGGCCATGCGCAATGAATATTCCGTGATGTCGGCCATGACTTTTTGGGCGTCAAATGCGTACGAAATCTGCTGTGGCGTAAATCCCGGTGCAACTTCGAGACGTTTTTGGCGTCCTGTGCTCTGGATAGAGCAATTGCGGGTGCCGTAGTGCACAATGTGCTTGCCACTTCGGTCCGCCACGATCTGGACCTCGAGATGGTTGAAATCAAAGATGCGTTGTTCAATGAGTACGCCGTCATCCCGGAACTGGCGTTTGGCGTAGTTTCTGATCGAACGGAGCACGGTTCTGAATTTGTCGAAGTCATCAACTTCCTCAATGCCCATACCGCCGCCGCCAGCCGATGCCTTGACCAGAACAACGGGATTGGCAATGCCCTGTTCTTTTTGGAAGGCAAAGAGGTTTTTGGCCAGTTCTTCGGCCTCAATCTCGTCGTGCATGGGACGATCTGATCCCGGAACCGTGGGGATACCCAGCCGGCGCGCCAGTCGCTTGGTGTTGATCTTGTCTCCCAGCTCGCGGATGACCTGCCATGAGGGGCCGATAAAAACGAGTTTTCTTTTGCGCTGGACCGCGCGTCTGGCAAACCTGTAATCCTCGGCAAAAAAACCGTAACCGGGGTGAATGGCCGTAGCTCCGGAGGCATCGGCCACGGCAAACATTTCATTGGCATCCAGATAGGAACTGATGGCATAAAGGCTTTTTCCCTTGCCCAATTCCCGGGCCAGACTGCAATGACGTGAGTGTTTGTCGACCTCGGTATGCACGCAGACAAAATCCAGGCCGAGCTTGACACATGCCTGGATGATGCGCACAGCGATTTCACCTCGATTGGCGATGAGTATTTTATGTTTTTTGCGTATCACAATAGTGGCTTCTTTGTTTTTCGTTGATCTGTTGTTTTTGAATTTCCAGTATCAATTTGTCGAGCAGGATTTCCGTGCGTGGGGGGAGATTAATAAAAGCTCCGCCAAGGCTTGAAGGCGTTATATGCACACATTGCAT encodes the following:
- a CDS encoding single-stranded DNA-binding protein: MGKDPEIKYTQSGMAVCNITVATDEGYVKDGQKVDRTEWHQIVLWGKQAEFCQNYLAKGRLVFVEGSLQTRSWEDQQGNKRYRTEIKAFRITPLDPKPQNAGGGGGYVQAPQTGFTQQSMSTPESMQSEDTGPIFPSEVSEMDDTPF
- a CDS encoding biotin attachment protein; the encoded protein is MLNIKNLLHELKEAPYEEISVKAPHCGIVETIIQETGTRVHGVSGTWKENPGTLLGTINREHNKKPIYAPQNGMIVEIADVHNAFVEAGTPIFRIRHFLTKDEVIQRILKQALHLFRAPEKGKYYFSPEIDTKIKAKGCRSVVVRPGDDIFILSRMKRETSIPYQGQEGFIYTIYFEPSKSVNSNEPLIGVCPQQELPSIREVVARIQSEWEEEE
- a CDS encoding carboxyl transferase domain-containing protein; protein product: MDIEKQLHELQERLTYIKDVFGSKENENIRLLDSKLTEFMHKQHDLASKDAIRHFRSLEDLFTFLEKKLEYQLTPMDKVRIVRHPQRICLKDILENVYDNYTEIGGQDECSIDPSMLIARAYITRRRGKKIYHQPVMVIGQEKGHGQEFRNGGSVKPWGNAKALHYMKVAETEGIPIHTFIFTPGAYPLEDYPGAAQQIAKNLYEMAGIRVPIISVISEGGSGGAEAIGLADTRLMLSHGYYSVISPEGAAAIEGRLRAGKRATQGLIEKCASQLKITATDNLALGTIDGIIKEPDLGARPNHFNFFKELRRQIIRSTDELVLDVRGMKLLRSLALRKLESDDVYVRWGLTSRAKDRLIWRRYKKYRKMTQKAFKDKRSVWRKGYDGIYDFGWGIYSFFRYDFFAKHQRKVSRLAEDVQAELQVLVDRSEKYWRKRLKDKLPFIHRKDKEIKEELTTLSSWEARPGNTGNGWAYVSPQAKRDRTITCPNSSQHGCLDQWAPDLFDENAGVCAFCGHHFPMEYEWYLYNVFDPGSIFKFNQQLEAGNPLHYEGLDLKLEEAKKKTGQKSGCMTFETRIKGITLNVAMFMATFRGGSVGAAEGEKFIRAIELARKRHLPFLAYVHGTAGIRIQEGTNGVIQMPRCTMAVRRYLESGGLYIVLYDNNSYAGPVASFLGCSPYQFAVRSSNIGFAGPGVIKETTGLDIPPDYHKAYKALSRGHIQGIWDRREIRSNLHQALLTMGGRNLYYR
- a CDS encoding ATP-binding protein; this translates as MIRKKHKILIANRGEIAVRIIQACVKLGLDFVCVHTEVDKHSRHCSLARELGKGKSLYAISSYLDANEMFAVADASGATAIHPGYGFFAEDYRFARRAVQRKRKLVFIGPSWQVIRELGDKINTKRLARRLGIPTVPGSDRPMHDEIEAEELAKNLFAFQKEQGIANPVVLVKASAGGGGMGIEEVDDFDKFRTVLRSIRNYAKRQFRDDGVLIEQRIFDFNHLEVQIVADRSGKHIVHYGTRNCSIQSTGRQKRLEVAPGFTPQQISYAFDAQKVMADITEYSLRMAREVGYDNVGTWEWIVSPTGEPFLMEVNTRIQVENGVSAAIARRRNVKKVDIIAEQIRLGLGEPLGYTQKDVSFEGVGIEYRIIAEDPHNGFAPWVGTIEKFAWEQKLWADVYTHVPLHTTYEIPTEYDPNLALAIIWGADLEQAKQRGITFLEQLQLEGRNASGEPLRSNVEYLKEMTANILLF